One Fusobacterium ulcerans DNA segment encodes these proteins:
- a CDS encoding SAP domain-containing protein: MENFKIVLLLKLISGAEYNTEASKLLLNKYEINEENYLKIALKEDYIKIYDIQQGTVKELKEILKNAGLVQTGNKEMLIQRVTENIGEDELKKYFGNDKYKLTPLGRKFLKDNIEELEEVLAGNGEKGNKEAVEEILVEEKIEETPIEAVEKVEVEEEIIEEVPTEIIKETEIKEETVKGTEEIKVEVKEEIKEEVKEKAIKEEKIVEHKDKFANNYIIAGIIIIVAVVCINMFL, from the coding sequence GTGGAAAATTTTAAGATAGTACTTTTGTTAAAATTGATAAGTGGAGCAGAATACAATACAGAGGCCTCAAAATTATTGCTGAATAAATATGAAATTAATGAAGAAAATTATTTGAAAATAGCACTAAAAGAAGACTACATAAAAATATATGACATACAGCAAGGAACAGTGAAAGAACTTAAAGAAATATTGAAAAATGCAGGTCTGGTACAAACTGGCAATAAAGAAATGCTTATCCAAAGAGTTACTGAAAATATAGGTGAAGATGAACTTAAAAAGTATTTTGGAAATGATAAGTATAAACTAACTCCATTGGGAAGAAAATTTCTAAAGGATAATATCGAAGAGTTAGAAGAGGTATTAGCTGGGAATGGAGAAAAGGGAAATAAAGAAGCTGTTGAAGAAATTCTAGTTGAAGAAAAAATTGAAGAAACTCCAATAGAAGCTGTAGAAAAGGTTGAAGTTGAAGAGGAAATAATAGAAGAAGTTCCAACAGAGATTATAAAAGAGACAGAGATAAAAGAGGAAACAGTAAAAGGAACAGAAGAAATCAAAGTAGAAGTTAAAGAAGAGATAAAAGAAGAAGTTAAAGAAAAAGCAATAAAAGAAGAAAAGATAGTTGAACATAAAGATAAATTTGCTAATAATTATATAATAGCAGGGATTATAATTATTGTAGCAGTAGTATGTATAAATATGTTTCTATAA
- a CDS encoding RloB family protein — translation MGFDNLHKKRQGNLKKRKENIKEVEPLRFLIVCEGKKTEPNYFEPLKNQINAKYRPDLINLKVECIDIVGAGKNTESLIDYTIKLRDNANINYGNVWCVFDKDSFTSNQFNNAISKAGNENIKTAWSNEAIELWFLLHFEYLNTGIGREQYIEKLNGHFKKYKINKGKYEKSLNDIYQILEKYGNYDNAVKYAKKLEKINLKETPAKSKPMTKVYELVEELKVLLEK, via the coding sequence ATGGGATTTGACAACTTGCATAAAAAAAGACAAGGAAATTTAAAAAAGAGAAAAGAAAATATTAAAGAAGTAGAGCCACTTAGATTTTTGATTGTTTGTGAAGGGAAAAAGACAGAACCTAATTATTTTGAGCCACTAAAAAATCAAATTAATGCAAAATATAGACCCGATCTTATAAATTTAAAAGTAGAATGCATAGATATTGTAGGTGCAGGGAAAAATACTGAATCTTTAATAGATTATACAATAAAATTAAGAGATAATGCTAACATTAACTATGGAAATGTATGGTGTGTTTTTGACAAAGATTCTTTTACTTCTAATCAATTTAATAATGCTATCAGTAAAGCTGGTAATGAAAATATAAAAACAGCATGGTCTAATGAAGCGATAGAGTTATGGTTTTTATTACATTTTGAATATCTAAATACTGGAATAGGAAGAGAACAATATATAGAAAAACTTAATGGGCATTTTAAAAAATATAAGATAAATAAAGGAAAATATGAAAAAAGTCTAAATGATATTTACCAAATTCTGGAAAAATATGGAAATTATGATAATGCTGTAAAATATGCTAAAAAATTAGAAAAAATAAATTTAAAAGAAACACCTGCTAAAAGTAAACCAATGACTAAAGTTTATGAATTAGTAGAGGAGTTAAAGGTATTGCTAGAAAAATAA
- a CDS encoding sigma-70 family RNA polymerase sigma factor, whose translation MVSLHLIEKAKAGSEEAIQEIFKSFQGIMLLKTKKYFFYGGDKDDVLQEAMIGLLKAINGYEANRQASFKTFAILCIKRQLITAIKSSNSGKYKILNMAVNNNENSYDYNAAPAYSSKSFNFCNPEEIYLSKEKFRALKKYLKTNLSKMENEIFDYMLIEMTYMEIADKTGRDPKSVDNAIQRIKKKLKTFTNEYDAV comes from the coding sequence ATGGTAAGTTTACATTTGATTGAAAAGGCAAAAGCAGGTAGTGAGGAAGCTATTCAGGAAATTTTCAAATCATTTCAAGGGATAATGCTTCTAAAAACTAAAAAATATTTCTTTTATGGAGGAGATAAAGATGATGTACTTCAAGAGGCAATGATTGGTCTTTTAAAAGCTATAAATGGCTACGAAGCAAACAGACAGGCTTCTTTTAAAACTTTTGCTATTCTATGTATAAAAAGACAGTTGATCACTGCAATAAAAAGTTCTAATAGTGGAAAATATAAAATTTTAAATATGGCTGTAAATAATAATGAAAATTCCTATGATTATAATGCAGCACCTGCATATTCAAGCAAATCATTTAATTTTTGCAATCCTGAAGAAATTTATTTAAGCAAGGAAAAATTTAGAGCTCTAAAAAAATATTTAAAAACAAATTTAAGTAAAATGGAGAATGAAATTTTTGATTATATGCTTATTGAAATGACATACATGGAAATTGCTGATAAAACAGGAAGAGACCCTAAATCAGTAGATAATGCTATTCAGAGAATAAAGAAAAAACTTAAAACTTTTACTAATGAATATGATGCTGTATAA
- a CDS encoding AAA family ATPase — MLIQFSFKNFKSFRDEVTLDMTASSIKEYSDKIIEDNGNKYLKITAIYGANASGKSNVIEAFSHMKNIIMNSFNSEAKWQNIPLKRFAFNEKSKNSESMFEVFFKNNNEVYQYGFELDSSKIREEWLYKKKSNKSEKFELLFARENDKFELSNGLKIYSEMLNGISEKTLILSFLANIKIEDIKNVYDWFKETKVLNLGDPFIDTIRSSFLPAELLKNNLEERDNFNKFLADIDVGIKDIKIEEEVTEEKKRYKAFSMHLNNDTQKEEYLPLKEESDGTLKMISLYSDLKKCLNNGGTIFIDELDAKLHPLLSKYIVQIFHNKNTNPKDAQLIYTTHDVINLKKENFRRDEIWFVEKNKENVSELYSLVEYKVENTKVRNDASYDKDYLLGKYGALPILKEFEVGEK, encoded by the coding sequence ATGTTGATTCAATTTAGTTTTAAAAATTTCAAATCTTTTAGAGATGAAGTAACTCTTGATATGACAGCTTCTTCAATTAAGGAATATTCTGATAAAATAATTGAAGATAATGGAAATAAATATTTAAAAATTACAGCTATTTATGGAGCAAATGCAAGTGGAAAATCAAATGTAATAGAAGCTTTTTCTCATATGAAAAATATTATAATGAATTCATTTAATTCAGAAGCTAAATGGCAAAATATTCCTTTAAAAAGATTTGCTTTTAATGAAAAAAGTAAAAATTCTGAAAGTATGTTTGAAGTATTTTTTAAAAACAATAATGAGGTTTATCAATATGGTTTTGAATTAGATAGTTCTAAGATAAGAGAAGAATGGCTATATAAGAAAAAAAGTAATAAATCTGAAAAATTTGAATTATTATTTGCTAGAGAAAATGATAAATTTGAATTGTCTAATGGATTAAAAATCTATTCTGAAATGTTGAATGGCATTTCAGAAAAAACATTAATTTTATCGTTTTTAGCTAATATAAAAATAGAAGATATAAAAAATGTTTATGATTGGTTTAAAGAAACTAAAGTTTTAAATTTAGGTGATCCCTTTATTGATACAATAAGGTCTTCTTTTCTACCAGCCGAATTACTAAAAAATAATTTAGAAGAAAGAGATAATTTTAATAAATTTTTAGCTGATATAGATGTTGGAATAAAAGATATAAAAATAGAAGAAGAGGTAACAGAAGAAAAGAAAAGATATAAAGCTTTTTCTATGCATTTAAATAATGATACTCAAAAGGAGGAATATCTTCCTTTGAAAGAGGAATCAGATGGAACATTAAAAATGATTTCTCTCTATTCAGATTTAAAAAAATGTTTAAACAATGGAGGAACTATTTTTATAGATGAACTTGATGCTAAATTGCATCCTCTTTTAAGTAAATATATAGTTCAAATATTTCATAATAAAAATACAAATCCTAAAGACGCTCAATTAATTTACACTACACATGATGTTATAAATTTGAAAAAAGAAAATTTTAGAAGAGATGAAATATGGTTTGTAGAAAAGAACAAGGAAAATGTTTCAGAGCTTTATTCATTGGTAGAGTATAAAGTTGAAAATACAAAGGTTAGAAATGATGCCAGCTACGATAAAGATTATTTGTTAGGAAAATATGGAGCACTGCCGATTTTAAAAGAGTTTGAAGTTGGTGAAAAATAA
- a CDS encoding toxin-antitoxin system YwqK family antitoxin: MKKIIIIFSLFILMISCNIGKRDVDASKKDMRDGIVYIINEKKPFTGKLTDKYEDGKIRSEENFKDGKYEGIVKEYFPNGQVAFEGTFKDGQLNGEAKIYFENGQLENESSYVNDKIDGVSKIYYLDGQLRSLVNFKEDKRNGPIEYYYPNGQLQYLENYIDDVLQGEGKVYYENGNLKEENNYLDGEYNGLVKAYYESGKLESEYNYKNGKAHGESKIYYENGQVKNIVNFVEDKINGVSKIYYDNGQLEGEYTFVDNQFDGLFRKYSRDGKITNEAIFKNGKVEKIIK; encoded by the coding sequence ATGAAGAAAATTATAATAATTTTTTCTCTTTTTATCTTAATGATCAGCTGTAATATTGGAAAAAGAGATGTTGATGCTTCTAAAAAAGATATGAGAGATGGAATAGTTTATATTATTAATGAGAAAAAACCTTTTACTGGAAAACTAACTGATAAATATGAAGATGGTAAAATAAGATCTGAAGAAAATTTTAAAGATGGAAAATATGAAGGTATTGTAAAAGAATATTTCCCTAATGGGCAGGTAGCTTTCGAAGGAACATTTAAAGATGGTCAATTAAATGGAGAAGCTAAAATATATTTTGAAAATGGACAGCTGGAAAATGAATCTTCTTATGTTAATGATAAAATTGATGGTGTTTCAAAAATTTATTATTTAGATGGTCAATTAAGAAGTCTTGTAAATTTTAAAGAAGATAAAAGAAATGGTCCTATTGAATACTACTATCCTAACGGACAGTTGCAATACTTAGAAAATTACATTGATGATGTACTTCAGGGAGAAGGAAAAGTATATTATGAAAACGGTAATCTAAAAGAAGAAAATAATTATCTTGATGGTGAATACAATGGATTGGTAAAAGCATACTATGAAAGCGGCAAACTAGAAAGTGAATATAATTATAAAAATGGTAAAGCTCATGGAGAATCAAAAATTTATTATGAAAATGGACAGGTAAAAAATATTGTTAATTTTGTTGAAGATAAAATCAATGGTGTTTCAAAGATTTATTATGACAACGGGCAACTGGAAGGAGAATATACTTTTGTAGACAACCAGTTTGACGGGCTATTTAGAAAATATTCAAGAGATGGTAAAATTACTAACGAAGCTATATTCAAAAATGGTAAGGTAGAAAAAATTATTAAATAA
- a CDS encoding Na+/H+ antiporter NhaC family protein gives MEHGFLNVLPVIVAAVLTIITRETLVSLFAGIILGNIILTNGNIFAAFVKSMTDIMTQVRGNAEVIAFSLLAGALVILLQASGGVNGVVHSLTEKTSVVKNKKHALFLSYLIGLVLFFESSINILVSGTIAKAFSDKYKISSEELSYESASVCTSICGLFPFNGWGATLIGIIGVQIAAGTISGNPSEILIKSIPFNFYPWVTLLTLLFYIFIGKHWGPMKKASDRAKTTGKLVRDEGTPLIDTSGSQNLMRKSMKPDFMNMVLPLLVVILMMPVGLYVTGNGNMIHGSGSISVYWAVSAALICTAFYYIVVKKIMSGKEFMAYFYKGAENMAPVIILLAMSFTIGEIASQLNIGKYFAALINGRIHRIFEPTVIFILSAVISFATGTSWGTFALMMPVGLQMSSVTGSHMVLTVSSVVSGALMGGSCSPVSDISVLSSMAAGADHIDHIKTQVPYAILNGIISTVLFIISGYIFNR, from the coding sequence ATGGAGCATGGTTTTTTAAATGTACTGCCAGTAATAGTTGCAGCAGTTCTTACAATAATTACTAGAGAGACTTTAGTTTCACTTTTTGCAGGAATTATACTAGGAAATATAATCTTAACCAATGGAAATATCTTTGCTGCTTTTGTTAAAAGTATGACTGATATTATGACACAGGTAAGAGGAAATGCTGAAGTAATTGCTTTTTCCCTCCTCGCTGGAGCACTTGTTATACTTTTACAAGCTTCTGGAGGTGTAAACGGAGTAGTTCACTCCCTTACTGAAAAAACTTCAGTCGTTAAAAATAAAAAACATGCTCTTTTCCTATCGTATCTGATAGGATTAGTTTTATTTTTTGAATCATCTATTAATATTCTGGTTTCTGGTACTATTGCCAAGGCCTTTTCTGATAAATATAAAATTTCCAGTGAAGAACTTTCTTATGAAAGTGCATCTGTATGTACATCAATCTGCGGACTCTTTCCTTTCAATGGATGGGGGGCGACTCTCATTGGTATAATTGGAGTGCAGATAGCTGCTGGTACTATCAGTGGAAATCCTTCTGAAATATTAATAAAAAGTATTCCCTTTAATTTCTATCCATGGGTAACTTTGCTGACGCTTCTTTTTTATATTTTTATAGGAAAACACTGGGGACCTATGAAAAAAGCTTCTGACAGAGCTAAAACTACAGGAAAACTTGTAAGGGATGAAGGAACTCCCCTCATTGATACCAGTGGAAGCCAAAATTTAATGAGAAAAAGCATGAAGCCTGATTTTATGAATATGGTATTACCTCTTTTGGTTGTTATTTTAATGATGCCTGTTGGACTTTATGTAACTGGAAATGGAAATATGATTCATGGTTCAGGTTCTATTTCAGTGTATTGGGCTGTTTCTGCTGCCCTTATCTGTACTGCATTCTATTACATAGTTGTAAAAAAAATAATGAGTGGTAAGGAATTTATGGCTTATTTTTACAAAGGAGCTGAAAATATGGCTCCTGTCATCATACTTCTAGCTATGAGCTTCACTATTGGAGAGATAGCTTCACAGCTTAACATTGGTAAATATTTTGCTGCTCTTATCAATGGAAGAATCCACAGAATATTTGAGCCTACTGTTATCTTCATTCTTTCAGCTGTTATATCTTTCGCTACTGGTACTTCATGGGGAACTTTTGCTCTTATGATGCCTGTTGGACTTCAAATGTCATCTGTCACAGGAAGTCATATGGTACTCACTGTATCTTCTGTTGTATCAGGAGCTCTCATGGGAGGAAGCTGTTCACCTGTATCTGATATATCTGTACTTTCCTCTATGGCTGCTGGTGCTGATCATATAGACCATATTAAAACTCAGGTCCCTTATGCTATACTCAATGGAATTATATCTACTGTCCTTTTTATTATTTCTGGATATATTTTTAATCGCTAG